The following are encoded together in the Prionailurus viverrinus isolate Anna chromosome B3, UM_Priviv_1.0, whole genome shotgun sequence genome:
- the LOC125168349 gene encoding olfactory receptor 11H7 translates to MNKSGISTVTQFVLLGFPGPWKIQIILFSMVLLVYILTLTGNMAIICAVRWDHRLHTPMYVLLANFSFLEIWYVTCTVPNMLVNFLSETKTISFSGCFTQFYFFFSLGTTECFFLCVMAYDRYLAICRPLHYPSIMTGKLCIILVCLCWLIGFLGHAITIFFISQLPFCGPNIIDHFLCDVDPLMALSCAPTPIIEYVFHFVSSLIIILTILYIIGSYALVLRAVLQVPSSAGRQKAFSTCGSHLAVVSLFYGTIMVMYVSPTSGNSVAMYKIITLIYSVVTPVLNPLIYSLRNREMKFALRQVICGIRIIQPS, encoded by the coding sequence ATGAATAAGTCAGGGATATCTACTGTGACACAGTTTGTCTTGTTGGGTTTTCCTGGTCCCTGGAAAATACAGATCATCCTTTTCTCAATGGTTTTGTTGGTCTACATCTTGACTCTGACTGGGAATATGGCCATCATTTGTGCAGTGAGGTGGGACCATCGACTCCATACACCTATGTATGTGCTCCTGGCCAACTTCTCCTTTCTAGAGATCTGGTATGTGACCTGCACAGTCCCCAACATGCTGGTCAATTTTCTTTCCGAAACTAAGACCATATCATTCTCTGGCTGCTTCACTCAGTTCTACTTCTTCTTTTCCCTGGGCACAACTGAGTGCTTCTTCCTCTGTGTCATGGCCTATGATCGGTACCTGGCCATCTGCCGTCCACTGCACTATCCCTCCATTATGACCGGGAAGCTCTGTATCATTCTGGTGTGTCTTTGTTGGCTCATTGGTTTCCTTGGACATGCAAttactattttcttcatttctcaacTACCCTTTTGTGGTCCCAACATTATTGATCACTTTCTGTGTGATGTGGACCCACTGATGGCATTGTCCTGTGCCCCCACACCAATCATAGAGTATGTATTCCACTTTGTGAGCTCTCTTATCATCATTCTCACCATTTTGTACATTATTGGGTCCTATGCCTTAGTGCTCAGAGCTGTGCTTCAGGTTCCTTCTTCAGCTGGGCGGCAAAAGGCCTTCTCTACCTGTGGATCCCACTTAGCTGTGGTGTCTCTATTCTATGGAACCATAATGGTGATGTATGTGAGTCCTACATCTGGCAACTCAGTTGCTATGTATAAGATCATCACACTGATATACTCTGTAGTGACACCAGTCTTAAACCCCCTCATCTATAGCTTACGCAACAGGGAAATGAAATTTGCCCTCCGTCAGGTCATTTGTGGAATAAGAATCATCCAACCCTCATGA
- the LOC125168364 gene encoding olfactory receptor 11H6 — MFIVIHSLVTSVSLTALESQNATMHFVTEFVLLGFPGQREMQNFFFSLILVVYLLTLLGNGVIVYVVKWDKRLHTPMYILLGNFAFLEIWYISSTVPNMLVTILSETKTISFTGCFLQFYFFFSLGTTECFFLSVMAYDRYLAICRPLHYPSIMTGKLCVILVCVCWVSGFLCYPIPIVLISQLPFCGPNIIDHFVCDPGPLFALACIPAPSTELICYTFNSVIIFGPFLSILGSYTLVLRAVLRIPSGAGQTKAFSTCGSHLMVVSLFYGTLMVMYVSPTSGNPAGMQKIVTLVYSAVTPLLNPLIYSLRNKDMKDALKKLLGLRSNPN; from the coding sequence ATGTTCATTGTTATTCACTCCTTGGTTACTTCTGTTTCTCTAACAGCTTTGGAATCTCAGAACGCAACAATGCATTTTGTGACTGAGTTTGTCCTCCTGGGTTTTCCTGGTCAAAGGGAGATGCAgaactttttcttctcattaatcCTTGTGGTCTATCTCCTTACTCTGCTGGGGAATGGGGTTATTGTCTATGTAGTGAAATGGGACAAGCGGCTTCACACACCCATGTACATCCTCTTGGGAAACTTTGCCTTCCTAGAGATCTGGTACATCTCCTCCACTGTCCCAAACATGCTGGTCACCATCCTCTCTGAGACCAAGACCATCTCCTTCACTGGATGCTTCCtccaattttacttctttttctcactGGGTACAACAGAGTGTTTCTTCTTATCAGTTATGGCTTATGACCGGTACCTTGCCATCTGTCGCCCACTACATTACCCTTCCATCATGACTGGGAAGCTCTGTGTGATCCTGGTCTGCGTTTGCTGGGTGAGTGGATTTCTCTGCTATCCAATCCCCATTGTCCTCATCTCCCAACTTCCCTTCTGTGGACCTAACATCATTGACCACTTCGTGTGTGACCCAGGCCCATTGTTCGCACTGGCCTGCATCCCTGCTCCTTCCACTGAACTTATCTGCTATACCTTCAACTCAGTGATTATCTTTGGGCCCTTCCTTTCTATCTTGGGATCTTACACTCTGGTACTCAGAGCTGTGCTTCGTATTCCTTCTGGTGCTGGTCAAACTAAAGCTTTCTCCACATGTGGGTCACACCTAATGGTGGTGTCTCTATTCTATGGAACCCTTATGGTGATGTATGTAAGCCCAACATCAGGAAATCCAGCAGGAATGCAGAAGATCGTCACTTTGGTATACTCAGCAGTGACTCCACTCTTAAACCCCCTTATCTATAGTCTTCGAAATAAAGACATGAAAGATGCCCTAAAGAAACTCCTAGGATTAAGAAGTAACCCAAACTGA